The Apis mellifera strain DH4 linkage group LG8, Amel_HAv3.1, whole genome shotgun sequence genome contains a region encoding:
- the LOC412027 gene encoding histone-lysine N-methyltransferase PR-Set7: MRKINSVFVHYMKKSRDNMVKGRRKRVQTKNTGRTKVNVLSIQNDINQSSMKKEIKLDDTKNVKKVNSDEIHSTHKSSVCISSFFYTQITDISKNKTSIAPIEERFYRSEEINTVQNDILTDVGHFRTDETPVAVPIHSPSTPHRINMPNDQCEDLDERNTNDNKSKKSIAPTLHLEQQISKKPPNRGRRKLNNNHSSAIYALDSTNIKSTNHKLTDYFPVRRSVRKSKKAVLEEKQRDMENKVLCQVEEGLEVRHFAGKGRGIVTTREFMKGEFVVEYIGELIDQVTAKKREKIYALDQNTGCYMYYFQHRNHQYCVDATAETNKLGRLVNHSRNGNLIARVIEVESTPHLVLTAKENISIGVEVTYDYGDRSREAIRHHPWLAL, translated from the exons atgagaaaaataaattcagtatttgttcattatatgaaaaaatcaaGGGATAATATGGTGAAAG gaCGGCGAAAACGTGTGCAAACAAAAAATACAGGTCGTACAAAAGTTAATGTTTTATCCATTCAAAACGACATAAATCAATCATcaatgaaaaaggaaatcaAACTAGATGAtactaaaaatgtaaaaaaagttaattcagATGAAATTCATTCAACACATAAGTCATCTGTATGCATaagttcctttttttatacacaa attacagatatttctaaaaataaaacttctaTAGCGCCTATTGAAGAAAGGTTTTATAGAAGTGAAGAAATCAATACAGTACAAAATGATATTCTTACTGATGTTGGTCATTTTAGAACAGATG AAACACCTGTAGCAGTACCTATACATAGTCCATCAACACCGCACAGAATTAATATGCCAAATGATCAATGTGAAGACTTAGATGAAAGAAATACAAATGATAATAAGTCTAAAAAGTCTATAGCTCCAACACTTCATTTAGAacaacaaatttcaaaaaaacctCCTAACCGTGGccgtagaaaattaaataataatcattctaGTGCAATTTATGCATTAGATTCTACAAATATCAAAAGTACAAATCATAAGCTTACTGACTACTTTCCAGTACGTCGTAGTGTCAGGAAATCTAAGAAAGCTGtattagaagaaaaacaacGTGATATGGAAAACAAAGTGCTGTGTCAAGTAGAGGAAGGTTTAGAA GTAAGACATTTTGCTGGTAAAGGTCGTGGAATAGTAACAACGCGAGAATTTATGAAAGGAGAATTTGTAGTAGAATATATTGGTGAATTAATTGATCAAGTAACAGCaaagaaacgtgaaaaaatatatgcacTAGACCAAAATACTGGatgttatatgtattattttcaacatCGTAATCATCAGTATTG CGTTGATGCAACAGCAGAAACTAATAAGTTAGGTAGATTAGTAAACCATTCAAGAAATGGTAATTTAATTGCACGAGTCATAGAAGTAGAATCGACACCTCATCTGGTACTTAcagcaaaagaaaatatatctattggGGTAGAAGTAACATATGACTATGGAGATCGAAGTCGCGAAGCTATTCGTCATCATCCATGGTTGGCATTATAG